One Edaphobacter flagellatus genomic region harbors:
- a CDS encoding LutC/YkgG family protein — MSTAREVILNRIRVAKGTSPAEAVNQSYSSIQRDYQSVASFSREKILHLFEDRLRDYDANVYCVDSQQVASTVAAVLRDRNIQRVLVPEGLPAEWQVGAEFIVDRGFTPTELDQFTSVMTTATLGIAETGTIVLQTLPGQGRRAITLVPDYHLCILPASKVVETVVEGMHILEATKNLPTTFFSGPSATADIEMTRIKGVHGPRFVDVVIAL; from the coding sequence ATGAGCACCGCGCGTGAAGTGATCCTCAACCGCATACGAGTCGCCAAGGGAACCTCACCGGCGGAGGCAGTAAACCAGTCATACAGCAGCATCCAGCGGGACTATCAATCCGTAGCGAGCTTCTCGCGCGAAAAGATACTCCATCTCTTTGAAGATCGTCTTCGCGATTACGATGCAAATGTCTATTGTGTCGATAGCCAGCAGGTCGCTTCTACTGTAGCTGCTGTCCTCCGTGATCGAAATATTCAGCGTGTGCTGGTCCCTGAAGGGCTGCCCGCAGAATGGCAGGTTGGAGCAGAGTTCATTGTCGATCGTGGATTTACTCCGACTGAGCTTGATCAATTCACCTCAGTGATGACGACAGCAACACTTGGCATCGCTGAGACCGGAACCATCGTTTTGCAAACTTTGCCGGGCCAGGGAAGACGAGCCATCACTCTCGTGCCCGATTATCATCTCTGCATTCTGCCTGCGAGCAAGGTCGTGGAGACCGTTGTTGAAGGAATGCATATTCTGGAGGCAACAAAGAATCTACCGACGACGTTCTTCAGCGGTCCTTCCGCTACCGCGGATATTGAGATGACCCGCATTAAAGGAGTTCACGGGCCAAGGTTTGTTGACGTGGTGATAGCCCTATAG
- a CDS encoding LutB/LldF family L-lactate oxidation iron-sulfur protein — MSRVPLDPRTAPTFQQAAKTLLGDAQLRKNVRHATDVIQAKRRKLVEEKQDWQQLRESARQIRAHSLQHLDVYLEEFERNFTRAGGVVHWARDAREAQSIVVGLVKQLGANEVIKIKSMTTEEIHLNNALEESGIRAYETDLAELIIQLGEDQPSHIVVPALHKNRAQIREIFRKAMDLPDLGDKPADLADAARRFLREKFLRVKTAVSGANFLIAETGGICIVESEGNGRMCLTLPETLISVVGIEKVIPRWSDLEALVQLLPRSATGERMNPYSSFWSGIHPGDGPQTMHVVLLDNGRTDVLADAEGRQTLQCIRCGACQNACPVYRQTGGHAYGSVYAGPIGAILTPQLMHMDHSQTLPYASSLCGACYEVCPVKINIPEVLIHLRNKVVEQNGWYAPESLAMKAVAFVFRSERRFRAAQRLGRIAESPLVKREKSTFPILDQEEATKSGWIGWLPGLLGGWTDTRDLQAMPKETFRDWWEKRGKA, encoded by the coding sequence ATGAGCCGCGTCCCTCTCGACCCTCGCACTGCGCCAACTTTTCAGCAGGCAGCGAAGACGCTTCTGGGTGACGCGCAGCTACGCAAAAATGTTCGCCACGCTACCGACGTTATTCAGGCCAAGCGTCGCAAGCTCGTCGAAGAAAAGCAGGATTGGCAGCAGCTTCGCGAAAGCGCGCGCCAGATTCGTGCCCATTCGCTTCAGCATCTCGATGTCTATCTCGAAGAGTTTGAGCGCAACTTCACGCGCGCAGGAGGAGTCGTTCATTGGGCGCGTGACGCGCGCGAGGCACAGAGCATCGTTGTCGGTCTGGTAAAGCAGCTTGGCGCAAACGAAGTCATCAAGATCAAATCGATGACGACCGAGGAGATTCATCTCAATAACGCTCTCGAAGAGTCGGGCATTCGCGCCTACGAGACCGATCTGGCCGAACTGATTATCCAGCTTGGCGAAGATCAACCCTCACATATCGTTGTTCCCGCGCTGCACAAGAATCGCGCTCAGATTCGTGAGATCTTTCGCAAAGCGATGGATCTTCCCGATCTTGGCGACAAGCCAGCCGACCTCGCCGACGCAGCACGCAGGTTTCTCCGCGAGAAGTTCCTCCGCGTAAAGACAGCAGTAAGCGGAGCCAACTTCCTCATCGCCGAGACTGGCGGAATCTGCATCGTCGAAAGCGAAGGCAATGGCCGCATGTGCCTTACCTTACCCGAGACGCTGATTTCAGTCGTTGGGATTGAGAAGGTCATTCCGCGTTGGAGCGATCTTGAGGCGCTGGTTCAGCTTCTCCCACGCTCCGCAACGGGCGAGCGCATGAACCCCTACAGTTCCTTCTGGAGCGGTATTCATCCCGGCGACGGCCCGCAGACAATGCACGTTGTCCTCCTCGATAACGGCCGCACCGATGTTCTCGCCGACGCTGAAGGAAGGCAGACCTTGCAGTGCATCCGTTGCGGAGCCTGCCAAAACGCCTGTCCCGTTTACCGTCAGACCGGCGGTCACGCGTACGGGAGCGTCTATGCCGGACCGATCGGAGCCATCCTTACGCCGCAGCTGATGCACATGGATCACTCGCAGACACTGCCTTATGCCTCGTCGTTGTGCGGAGCCTGCTACGAGGTTTGCCCGGTCAAGATCAACATCCCCGAAGTCCTCATCCACCTCCGCAACAAGGTTGTTGAGCAGAACGGATGGTACGCGCCCGAGAGCCTCGCGATGAAGGCGGTAGCATTCGTCTTTCGTTCAGAACGCCGCTTTCGCGCCGCGCAGAGACTGGGCCGCATAGCAGAGTCGCCTCTCGTTAAAAGAGAGAAGTCGACGTTCCCCATTCTCGATCAGGAAGAAGCCACAAAGTCCGGCTGGATTGGCTGGCTTCCCGGACTTCTCGGCGGATGGACCGACACGCGCGACCTGCAGGCCATGCCAAAAGAGACCTTCCGCGACTGGTGGGAAAAGCGAGGTAAAGCATGA
- a CDS encoding (Fe-S)-binding protein: MRVALFITCYNDTLFPSTGKAVVKVLERLGHTVEFPAGQTCCGQMHWNTGYQVEALPLLPRFLSQFEHAEAVVVPSSSCVAMMREHYPLMAERIASEGGDASLPHRVAELLPRVWEFSEFLSKKLGLTDVGAYYPHRVTYHASCHGLRSLGLGDGPTSLLKAVRGLDLVEISNLEQCCGFGGTFAVKNADVSSAMLAEKSRAVLNTGAEECTACDNSCLMHIQGALHRQRTGVNTRHIAEILAHTEEDELDAVQAEVKL, encoded by the coding sequence TTGAGGGTTGCGCTTTTTATCACCTGTTACAACGACACGCTCTTCCCCTCTACCGGAAAAGCCGTAGTCAAAGTGCTCGAACGGCTTGGACACACGGTCGAGTTTCCGGCTGGCCAAACCTGCTGCGGTCAGATGCACTGGAACACCGGTTATCAGGTGGAAGCTCTGCCGCTCCTGCCGCGCTTCCTCTCGCAGTTCGAGCATGCCGAAGCCGTCGTCGTTCCGTCATCGTCCTGCGTCGCCATGATGCGAGAGCACTATCCCCTCATGGCCGAGCGCATCGCCTCCGAAGGAGGCGATGCCTCTCTGCCGCACCGTGTCGCTGAATTATTGCCGCGCGTCTGGGAGTTCTCCGAGTTCCTCAGTAAAAAACTCGGCCTCACCGATGTCGGCGCCTACTATCCGCATCGCGTCACGTATCACGCAAGCTGCCACGGTCTTCGCTCGCTAGGCCTCGGCGATGGCCCCACAAGTCTGCTCAAAGCAGTGCGCGGACTTGATCTCGTCGAGATTTCCAATCTCGAACAATGCTGCGGCTTCGGCGGAACCTTCGCTGTAAAAAATGCAGATGTCTCCAGTGCCATGCTCGCTGAAAAATCGCGCGCCGTCCTGAATACAGGCGCCGAAGAATGCACCGCATGCGACAACTCGTGCCTCATGCACATTCAGGGAGCGCTTCACCGCCAGCGAACCGGCGTCAATACACGCCACATCGCCGAAATCCTCGCGCACACCGAAGAGGATGAGCTCGACGCTGTTCAAGCTGAGGTCAAGCTATGA
- a CDS encoding amidase — protein sequence MIAIVAALFLLSTTLPATAQKTPDVAPSAMDRDLMEVTVPRLHQLYAQHRYTVTQVTQWYLDRIARYDGTYRALLYVDAKGALARAAQEDAEPPSQKHGLLWGVPIVIKANTSVQGWLTSAGWKGYTFEGKQLISPKDALVVRRLRDAGAILLGQTNMPDFAASDTNISTAGGRTGDAYDVRFSPGGSSGGTATAVAANFAVLGTGTDTANSIRQPAANNSLVGFLPTRGLTSIAGIHPLDWLRDNTGPLARDVTSAAIALEVMQAEDPLDPWTKGSSAKAERGPYTKYLNPGALKGKRFAVPWFILEGSPSVYRGQPDAPPFDGGVVPETRAAFMKAIDQMRAAGATVIIDKQILPESFFITARRMNTRPYRREGVDLFLRDFGPSSYHSVAEYESATGQQFPPFMIGGIRPGKDTGGPLEQRSIDNDPNRDSNYYGPQKEALAIYEDTLKKWHLDGFVYPALQIPTYDETLPGASKAGPYSETGWVNRIGVPAVSIPGGFYANGLPFGLEISGIRWHDGDLLGYAYAYQQATHNRHLPELVEQAKQ from the coding sequence TTGATCGCGATCGTCGCGGCTCTGTTCCTGCTCTCGACCACACTCCCCGCTACGGCGCAAAAAACACCGGACGTTGCGCCCTCCGCCATGGATCGCGACCTGATGGAGGTCACCGTCCCTCGGCTGCATCAGCTCTACGCGCAGCACCGTTACACCGTAACCCAGGTCACGCAGTGGTATCTGGATCGCATCGCCCGTTATGACGGCACATATCGCGCCCTCCTGTATGTCGACGCAAAAGGAGCACTCGCGCGCGCCGCGCAGGAAGACGCCGAGCCTCCCTCCCAAAAGCACGGTCTGCTATGGGGCGTCCCCATCGTCATCAAAGCCAACACCAGCGTTCAAGGGTGGCTCACCAGTGCCGGATGGAAGGGATACACCTTCGAAGGCAAGCAGTTGATCTCGCCTAAAGACGCACTCGTCGTCAGGCGCCTGCGCGACGCTGGAGCCATCCTGCTTGGCCAAACCAACATGCCCGACTTCGCTGCCAGCGATACCAACATCAGCACTGCCGGCGGACGCACCGGCGACGCCTATGACGTACGCTTCTCCCCAGGAGGCTCTTCAGGGGGAACCGCCACTGCCGTCGCAGCAAACTTCGCCGTCCTCGGCACCGGCACCGATACCGCCAATTCCATCCGCCAGCCTGCCGCCAACAACAGCCTCGTCGGCTTCCTTCCCACACGCGGACTCACCAGTATCGCAGGCATCCATCCTCTGGACTGGTTGCGCGACAACACCGGCCCGCTCGCACGCGATGTCACAAGCGCAGCCATCGCGCTCGAAGTCATGCAGGCCGAAGACCCGCTCGATCCCTGGACGAAGGGCTCCTCTGCAAAAGCCGAACGAGGACCGTATACGAAATACCTCAACCCCGGCGCACTCAAAGGCAAACGCTTCGCTGTCCCCTGGTTCATTCTCGAAGGTTCGCCGTCTGTCTATCGTGGCCAGCCCGACGCGCCACCATTCGATGGCGGTGTCGTTCCGGAAACGCGCGCCGCCTTCATGAAAGCAATTGACCAGATGCGCGCTGCCGGTGCGACTGTCATCATCGACAAACAGATCCTACCCGAAAGTTTCTTCATCACCGCGCGCCGCATGAACACCCGCCCCTATCGCCGCGAAGGCGTCGACCTCTTTCTCCGCGACTTCGGCCCCTCCTCATACCACTCCGTTGCGGAGTATGAGTCCGCAACCGGGCAGCAGTTTCCTCCCTTCATGATCGGTGGCATCCGCCCTGGTAAAGACACCGGCGGGCCTCTTGAACAACGCAGCATCGACAACGATCCCAATCGCGACAGCAACTACTACGGACCGCAGAAAGAGGCCCTCGCCATCTATGAGGACACGTTGAAGAAGTGGCATCTCGACGGCTTCGTGTACCCCGCCCTTCAGATCCCCACCTACGACGAGACCCTGCCCGGAGCCTCGAAAGCAGGCCCATACAGCGAAACCGGATGGGTCAACCGCATCGGTGTCCCCGCTGTCTCCATCCCCGGAGGGTTCTACGCCAACGGTCTCCCATTCGGACTCGAGATCTCCGGCATCCGTTGGCACGATGGCGATCTGCTGGGCTATGCCTACGCCTACCAGCAGGCCACGCACAATCGCCATCTTCCCGAACTGGTCGAGCAGGCGAAGCAGTAA
- a CDS encoding LacI family DNA-binding transcriptional regulator translates to MKKRPSPPARPRQVSLKMLGEYLGLSPSTVSFVLNNTPGRAIPEATRMRVREAAQKFNYHPSMIARSLQGKRMQTIGILLPELGEGYHSQVLSGVGDLLVQRGYFYFTVHHRHRKDLVSTYPNLLGLRGVDGILAIDTLLETAPALPTVTVAGHTTLPGISNVLLDEERGARLSLTHLRKLGHQKIAFMHGQPFSSDADTRWIATLKAAKELGVEIHDDLMIYLSKDSHSPEISYPGIRKLIQSKHAFTAVLCFNDVSAMGTIRALHEAGLRVPDDVSVIGFDDIQSAAYQIPSLTTIRQPLQQMGSTAAEMLLKKLAGEAIPDVVQVEPELIIRESTAPAAHKKAKTMR, encoded by the coding sequence ATGAAAAAACGCCCTTCTCCACCAGCACGTCCTCGTCAGGTCAGCCTAAAAATGCTAGGCGAATACCTGGGGCTAAGTCCATCGACCGTCTCGTTTGTGCTGAATAATACGCCGGGAAGAGCGATCCCTGAGGCCACGCGCATGCGCGTGCGAGAAGCAGCGCAGAAGTTCAACTATCACCCCAGCATGATCGCGCGCTCGCTGCAGGGGAAACGCATGCAGACGATCGGCATCCTTTTACCGGAGCTGGGTGAGGGATATCACTCGCAGGTTCTTTCGGGAGTGGGTGATCTGCTGGTGCAGCGCGGGTATTTTTACTTCACGGTCCATCATCGCCATCGCAAAGACCTTGTCTCGACGTATCCGAATCTGCTTGGACTGCGTGGAGTCGATGGCATTCTGGCGATCGATACACTGCTCGAGACGGCGCCTGCACTGCCGACTGTCACTGTAGCCGGGCATACGACTCTTCCGGGGATCTCGAATGTTCTGCTGGATGAAGAACGCGGGGCGCGGCTCTCGCTGACACATTTGCGCAAGCTGGGGCATCAAAAGATTGCTTTTATGCATGGACAGCCGTTCAGCTCGGACGCGGATACGCGCTGGATCGCAACGCTAAAAGCGGCCAAAGAGTTGGGCGTAGAGATTCATGATGACCTGATGATCTATCTCTCGAAGGATTCGCATTCGCCAGAGATCAGCTATCCGGGCATTCGCAAGCTGATTCAAAGCAAGCATGCGTTCACTGCGGTGCTCTGCTTCAACGATGTTTCGGCGATGGGAACGATACGCGCTCTGCATGAGGCCGGGTTGCGCGTGCCGGACGATGTGTCCGTTATAGGCTTCGATGATATTCAGTCTGCGGCTTACCAGATTCCGAGCCTTACGACGATTCGGCAGCCGCTGCAGCAGATGGGAAGTACTGCTGCGGAGATGCTGCTGAAGAAGCTGGCAGGAGAGGCGATTCCAGATGTGGTCCAGGTGGAGCCGGAGCTGATCATCCGCGAATCGACGGCCCCTGCGGCCCACAAAAAAGCAAAGACCATGCGATAG
- a CDS encoding GH39 family glycosyl hydrolase translates to MRRLYSVAAYFLLGAVPLLAQGQREQPILIDAHAEGTPFPHFWETIFGSGRAILSLRDSYRRDLQATKKVTAIKAVRFHGIFMDEVGLYDPDRRPIQFAQMKDATASSSTNTGIYNFSYIDQIYDGLLDEGVRPFVELSFMPKKLASDPAALHAFWYKQNVSPPKDYAQWDAMIAAFAKHLVERYGIEEVSQWYFEVWNEPNIDFWAGKPAQASYFELYDHTAKALKSVSDRLRVGGPSTAQAAWTGEFLRHCKENNVPVDFASSHVYANDTAKDVFHSDEVIPRDRMVCRSVRKVHDEIAASPLPSTPLIFSEYNASYANEPNVTDTIYMGPWLATTISQCDGLTEGMSYWTFSDVFEEQGVVRTPFYGGFGILAENNIPKPAYNAFAMLHELGDRRLPVASDSVLATRRPDGALAIALWNYAPPDGTGASYTPPPASRGPSKVFHLHLAGVAATAQGSLLRVDEDHGNVIKAYDAMGRPAFPSREQIKNLRAAGQAAAPKQISLQNGDLTIEVPPQGLAVVIVRKNRTAR, encoded by the coding sequence ATGCGGAGACTCTATTCCGTTGCAGCTTACTTCCTATTAGGCGCTGTTCCCCTGCTTGCGCAGGGTCAGCGGGAGCAGCCGATTCTTATCGATGCGCATGCAGAGGGCACACCCTTTCCTCATTTTTGGGAGACGATCTTCGGCTCGGGGAGGGCGATCCTTTCACTGCGCGATAGCTACCGGCGTGATCTGCAGGCGACAAAAAAAGTGACAGCGATTAAAGCCGTACGCTTTCACGGCATCTTTATGGACGAGGTCGGTCTTTACGATCCTGACCGGCGCCCCATTCAGTTTGCGCAGATGAAAGATGCAACTGCGAGCTCGTCGACAAATACCGGGATTTATAACTTTTCGTACATCGATCAGATCTATGACGGTTTGCTGGATGAAGGTGTGAGACCTTTTGTCGAGCTGAGTTTTATGCCGAAGAAACTGGCATCCGATCCGGCAGCTTTGCACGCGTTCTGGTACAAGCAGAATGTCTCGCCGCCGAAGGATTATGCGCAATGGGACGCGATGATCGCAGCGTTTGCGAAGCATCTGGTGGAGCGCTACGGTATCGAGGAAGTTTCGCAGTGGTACTTCGAGGTTTGGAATGAGCCGAACATCGACTTCTGGGCGGGAAAGCCAGCGCAGGCGTCTTATTTTGAGCTGTACGACCATACGGCGAAGGCACTGAAGAGTGTCAGCGATCGGCTGCGTGTTGGTGGGCCCTCGACAGCACAGGCGGCGTGGACGGGAGAGTTTCTTCGCCACTGCAAAGAGAACAACGTACCAGTGGATTTCGCTTCCAGCCATGTTTATGCGAACGACACGGCGAAGGATGTTTTCCATAGCGATGAAGTGATTCCTCGCGACCGCATGGTATGCCGCTCCGTTCGCAAAGTGCATGATGAGATTGCCGCTTCGCCGCTGCCGTCGACTCCGCTCATCTTCAGCGAGTACAACGCCAGTTATGCCAATGAGCCGAATGTGACCGATACGATTTACATGGGACCATGGCTCGCAACGACGATCAGTCAGTGCGATGGGCTTACGGAGGGGATGAGCTACTGGACCTTCTCAGACGTTTTTGAAGAACAGGGCGTGGTGCGAACTCCGTTTTACGGCGGATTCGGCATCCTTGCGGAAAACAATATTCCCAAGCCTGCTTATAACGCATTCGCCATGCTGCATGAACTGGGCGACAGACGGTTGCCGGTTGCATCGGACTCTGTACTTGCGACGCGGCGGCCTGATGGCGCACTTGCTATTGCGCTTTGGAATTATGCTCCGCCAGATGGAACGGGAGCCTCGTATACGCCTCCGCCGGCGAGTCGCGGGCCGTCGAAGGTTTTTCATCTGCATCTTGCGGGAGTTGCGGCTACTGCGCAGGGTTCCCTTCTGCGTGTCGATGAGGACCACGGCAATGTGATCAAAGCCTATGATGCGATGGGCCGTCCTGCTTTTCCGTCGCGCGAACAGATTAAGAACCTTCGCGCGGCAGGACAGGCAGCGGCTCCCAAACAAATATCCTTACAGAACGGCGACCTGACGATCGAGGTTCCTCCACAGGGTCTGGCCGTTGTCATTGTCAGAAAGAACAGGACGGCGCGATAA
- a CDS encoding glucoamylase family protein, producing the protein MRAGPTHGITRREATRLLAGTFAGLSVPQFASQPLFAEPHPTQLNEADAAFLDEMVRQACLYFYEQADPATGQVLDRANNRTTNGQMDSRFASSIAATGFGLTALCIADSRRYFPTDKIRRRVLATLQFHLRPMPTEHGFYYHFNDVKTGLPLLNIEVSPIDTAILLCGVLTCRAYFKDAKITDLATQIYNRVDWPWMLNNSKTFALGWLPATGFLSQHWDHYAEMMMLYLLAIGSPTHPIDPSYWNNFSRPRVRFDKFNFISGHDPLFIHLYSHAWFDFYRKRDAYTDYFANSVLAVRAHKAFCLGLNRGYSEDYWGITASDWIHGYTAWGGPPLMGPIDGSVVPCATAGSLPFLAKDCLRVLRSLKAKYGEYAWGRYGPCDALHPSLSWYDADVLGIDLGISLLMAENLRTSFVWKTFMQNAETTKAMKLAGFRSY; encoded by the coding sequence ATGAGGGCTGGCCCGACACACGGTATCACGCGTCGCGAAGCAACTCGTCTGCTTGCGGGCACATTCGCAGGTTTGTCCGTGCCTCAGTTTGCCAGCCAACCGCTGTTCGCAGAACCGCATCCGACGCAACTGAATGAGGCCGATGCGGCGTTCCTTGATGAGATGGTGCGCCAGGCGTGCCTCTATTTTTACGAGCAAGCTGATCCCGCAACAGGGCAGGTGCTGGACCGGGCGAATAATCGAACTACCAATGGGCAGATGGATTCACGCTTTGCTTCCAGCATTGCAGCAACGGGCTTCGGACTTACGGCACTCTGCATCGCAGACAGCCGCCGCTATTTTCCTACCGATAAAATTCGCCGGCGCGTGCTCGCAACGCTGCAGTTCCATCTACGGCCGATGCCGACGGAGCATGGCTTTTACTATCACTTCAACGATGTGAAGACGGGCCTTCCTCTTTTGAATATCGAGGTGTCGCCGATCGACACGGCAATTCTGCTTTGCGGAGTTCTGACCTGCCGCGCTTATTTCAAGGACGCGAAGATCACGGACCTCGCAACGCAGATCTACAACCGGGTCGACTGGCCCTGGATGCTGAACAACAGCAAGACATTCGCGCTTGGCTGGCTTCCGGCGACCGGATTTCTTTCGCAGCATTGGGACCACTATGCCGAGATGATGATGCTGTATCTGCTGGCTATTGGCTCGCCGACGCATCCGATCGACCCCTCGTACTGGAATAACTTTTCCCGGCCGCGTGTGCGATTCGACAAGTTCAACTTCATCAGCGGACACGATCCTCTATTTATTCATCTCTACTCGCATGCGTGGTTTGACTTCTACAGGAAGCGCGATGCGTACACGGATTACTTCGCGAACTCCGTTCTGGCGGTACGAGCGCACAAGGCCTTCTGCCTCGGCCTGAATCGTGGATACAGCGAAGACTACTGGGGCATTACAGCATCGGACTGGATACATGGCTACACCGCGTGGGGAGGCCCACCGCTGATGGGTCCCATCGACGGATCCGTTGTTCCGTGCGCGACGGCAGGCTCGTTGCCTTTTTTAGCGAAAGACTGTTTGCGCGTTCTTCGTTCGCTCAAAGCGAAATATGGAGAGTATGCCTGGGGGCGCTATGGGCCATGCGATGCTTTGCACCCTAGTCTGTCGTGGTATGACGCCGATGTTCTGGGTATCGACCTTGGAATCAGCCTGCTAATGGCAGAGAATCTGCGCACGAGTTTTGTGTGGAAGACCTTTATGCAGAACGCCGAAACGACAAAGGCCATGAAGCTGGCGGGGTTCCGCAGTTATTGA